A window from Bufo bufo chromosome 1, aBufBuf1.1, whole genome shotgun sequence encodes these proteins:
- the LOC120992106 gene encoding hepcidin-1-like, whose product MKSLTLCLILVLALLFQQGLGASVRGSEIMNSGDRLALSQTEASEVQGSAVRSRRHIGGLSFCMYCCKCCRNKGCGYCCRT is encoded by the exons ATGAAGTCCCTCACTTTGTGCCTGATCCTCGTCCTCGCCCTGCTCTTCCAACAAGGACTCGGCGCCAGTGTGAGAGGG AGCGAGATAATGAATTCTGGAGACCGTCTCGCCCTGAGCCAGACAGAGGCGTCCGAAGTACAG ggctctgctgtccggagcaggCGTCACATTGGTGGACTCTCCTTTTGTATGTACTGCTGTAAATGCTGCCGTAATAAAGGCTGCGGATACTGCTGCCGGACATAG